The following proteins are encoded in a genomic region of Microcoleus sp. FACHB-68:
- a CDS encoding transglycosylase domain-containing protein, which yields MTPPQPPQQPKTILSVLTQAVQTVAKVNFGQLALKPNARVAELWVQDAGAAAAEKYPLLGERYLLGRSSKSSDIVVRNPVVSQTHLSLSRDSSKPNAAFVIRDEGSTNGIYRGKRRISEMPLRHGDVFTLGPPELADAVQIKYIDPPPWYVNAFRYSLYGAGGLTALTVLWVGAEWQKFRVRPLPTSVQGPVVVYARDDQTPLRPPFNNAHREQRRLSDFSRYLPMAIVASEDSRYYWHVGVDPLGILRAVVANVRGGGIREGASTLTQQLARSLFRDYVGTEDSGGRKLREAVVALKLETFYSKDALLLTYLNRVFLGIDLYGFEDAAQFYFGKSSKDLTLSEAATLVGILPAPNSFNPVQNYELAVKYRDGVLYRMRALGMISQEEADRARRSRIEINPRAKEVLESTIAPYFYSHVFNELEELLGDQLAREGNFIVETGLDVTMQRQAEASLRNTVNTAGAAYNFSQGAMVTLDSRNGQVVALTGGVDYRESQFNRATQGLRQPGSTFKIFAYTAALEAGIPPGTAYSCAPVDWAGQAFDGCGGGSLDMYTALARSANAVALRVAQDVGLDGVIQMARRMGIKSKLDPVPSLVLGQSEVTVLELTGAFGVLANGGVRHRPHTIKRILDSSDCTDPKNPATCRCIYSYSADSQCESRGDGGVQAISPEVADTMTVLMQGVVAPGGTGRSASIGLGEEAGKTGTTNDNVDLWFVGYVPSQQLVTGVWLGNDDNTPTAGSSAQAAQLWGDYMNRVAR from the coding sequence ATGACTCCTCCTCAGCCTCCCCAACAGCCTAAAACTATCCTCAGCGTCTTGACTCAAGCGGTGCAAACCGTTGCTAAAGTTAATTTTGGCCAACTGGCGCTTAAACCCAATGCCAGAGTCGCTGAACTCTGGGTTCAGGATGCCGGTGCGGCGGCGGCTGAGAAGTATCCGCTGTTGGGGGAACGCTACCTTCTAGGGCGCAGTTCCAAATCTAGCGATATTGTCGTCCGTAACCCAGTCGTCAGCCAGACACATCTATCCTTATCTCGCGATAGCAGCAAGCCCAATGCCGCTTTCGTGATTAGAGACGAGGGTTCTACCAACGGCATCTATCGGGGCAAGCGCAGGATTAGCGAAATGCCTTTGCGTCATGGCGATGTCTTTACCCTAGGGCCGCCTGAACTGGCTGATGCGGTGCAGATTAAATATATCGATCCGCCGCCCTGGTACGTCAATGCATTCCGCTACAGCCTTTACGGTGCCGGTGGGCTGACTGCATTGACGGTGTTGTGGGTGGGTGCTGAGTGGCAAAAATTCCGAGTACGGCCTTTGCCAACCTCTGTACAAGGGCCGGTGGTGGTTTATGCGCGTGATGACCAAACGCCGCTACGCCCTCCTTTTAATAACGCTCACCGAGAACAGCGCCGGCTATCAGACTTTTCTCGTTACTTGCCAATGGCCATCGTTGCTTCAGAGGACAGCCGGTATTATTGGCACGTCGGGGTCGATCCGCTGGGCATTTTGCGGGCTGTGGTGGCTAATGTGCGTGGGGGTGGCATCCGTGAGGGGGCCAGTACCCTGACTCAGCAGTTGGCCAGAAGTTTGTTTCGAGACTATGTGGGAACCGAAGATTCGGGAGGTCGGAAGCTACGGGAGGCTGTCGTCGCCCTGAAATTGGAGACGTTTTACAGCAAGGATGCTTTGCTGCTGACTTATCTGAACCGGGTGTTTTTAGGGATTGACTTGTATGGGTTTGAAGATGCGGCGCAGTTCTACTTCGGCAAGTCCTCAAAAGATTTAACGCTTTCAGAGGCGGCGACGCTGGTGGGAATTTTACCGGCTCCCAATAGTTTCAACCCGGTTCAAAATTACGAGCTGGCTGTAAAATATCGCGATGGCGTTCTCTACCGGATGCGTGCCCTTGGCATGATCAGCCAAGAGGAGGCTGATCGGGCGCGGCGATCTCGGATTGAAATTAACCCCAGAGCAAAGGAAGTTTTAGAAAGTACGATTGCTCCCTATTTTTACAGTCATGTCTTCAATGAACTTGAGGAATTGCTAGGAGATCAGCTGGCGCGAGAAGGTAATTTTATTGTAGAAACCGGCCTTGATGTGACGATGCAACGACAGGCGGAGGCGTCTTTACGCAATACGGTGAACACTGCCGGCGCGGCCTATAACTTTTCTCAAGGGGCAATGGTGACGCTGGATTCTAGGAACGGGCAAGTTGTTGCCCTCACCGGCGGCGTAGACTACAGAGAAAGTCAGTTTAATCGTGCAACTCAAGGTCTGCGGCAGCCTGGATCGACGTTCAAAATCTTTGCTTACACCGCTGCGCTGGAGGCGGGAATTCCACCAGGAACAGCCTATTCCTGTGCGCCGGTCGATTGGGCCGGCCAAGCTTTTGACGGCTGCGGTGGCGGCAGTTTAGATATGTACACCGCCCTTGCGCGTTCGGCTAATGCGGTGGCTTTGCGAGTCGCGCAGGATGTGGGTTTGGATGGGGTGATACAGATGGCCCGACGCATGGGAATCAAATCTAAACTCGATCCGGTGCCGTCGTTGGTGCTGGGTCAAAGTGAAGTGACGGTGCTGGAACTGACCGGCGCATTTGGTGTGCTGGCCAATGGTGGAGTTCGACACCGGCCCCACACGATTAAGCGCATTCTCGATAGCAGCGATTGCACCGATCCCAAAAACCCAGCAACCTGCCGGTGCATTTATTCTTACTCGGCAGACTCACAATGTGAGTCGCGGGGGGATGGGGGCGTTCAAGCGATTTCGCCGGAAGTCGCAGACACGATGACAGTTCTGATGCAAGGGGTTGTCGCACCAGGGGGTACAGGACGCAGCGCCTCGATTGGACTGGGAGAGGAGGCAGGGAAAACCGGCACCACCAACGATAATGTGGATCTGTGGTTTGTGGGTTACGTTCCCAGCCAGCAACTGGTTACAGGTGTTTGGTTGGGCAATGATGATAATACTCCGACTGCCGGTAGTAGCGCTCAAGCAGCACAGCTATGGGGCGATTATATGAACCGGGTGGCGCGTTAG
- a CDS encoding DUF697 domain-containing protein: MPLSRLLPLIAGLTFILGLMLWLINSLYRLYIQVAFSTPFLANLLLLLLIVLLVVLITALVYYLRLFQPAKKRKTGKRKPRVKVPVQKSEAAEETLKAVRQQVDQIQDEVAKQALISRSREIETYLSRGDLQVVVFGTGSAGKTSLVNALMGRMVGRVSAPMGTTEVGETYSLKLKGLEREILITDTPGILEAGIAGTQREELARQLATEADLLLFVVDNDLRKSEYNPLRALAEIGKRSIVVLNKTDLYPEQDREAILARLRERVRGFVAAMDVVAIAANPHAVELENGQILEPDPDIMPLIRRMAAILRAEGEDLVADNILLQSQRLGEEARRLIDAQRRRQAEKIVERFQWIGAGVIAVTPLPVVDLLATAAVNAQMVVEIGRIYGSYLDMENGRELALSLAKTLASLGIVKGATNLVSTALQMNVGTLIVGKAIQGVTAAYLTRIAGKSFIEYFRHDQDWGDGGITEVVQRQFQLNRKDEFVKAFIKDAIAKVVEPLKVLSPQPEEEEEEELEYEEEEQDRRQSDRDQRTQHESDWDEPTQRRDDW; the protein is encoded by the coding sequence ATGCCTCTGTCGCGCCTGTTACCACTGATTGCCGGCCTCACTTTCATCCTGGGATTAATGCTGTGGTTGATTAATTCCCTTTACCGGCTATACATCCAAGTTGCTTTTTCAACCCCGTTTCTGGCAAATCTGCTGCTGTTGCTGCTGATTGTGCTGCTGGTGGTTTTAATTACAGCCTTGGTGTATTATCTGCGCCTGTTTCAGCCGGCTAAAAAGCGAAAAACCGGCAAACGTAAGCCAAGGGTGAAAGTGCCGGTGCAAAAATCTGAGGCGGCTGAGGAAACCTTGAAAGCGGTTCGCCAGCAGGTTGATCAAATTCAAGATGAGGTCGCTAAGCAAGCGTTAATTAGCCGATCACGCGAAATTGAAACTTATTTATCGCGGGGGGATTTGCAGGTGGTGGTGTTTGGGACGGGGAGTGCCGGCAAAACTTCCCTGGTCAATGCTTTAATGGGGCGGATGGTGGGGCGAGTTTCTGCACCGATGGGGACAACGGAGGTGGGGGAAACTTACAGCCTGAAGTTAAAAGGATTGGAACGGGAGATTTTAATAACCGATACACCGGGAATTTTGGAAGCGGGAATTGCCGGCACGCAACGGGAAGAATTGGCACGACAATTGGCGACAGAAGCCGATTTGCTGTTGTTTGTGGTAGATAATGACTTGCGAAAGTCGGAATATAATCCCTTGCGGGCTTTGGCAGAGATTGGCAAACGTTCTATTGTGGTTCTCAATAAAACGGATCTTTATCCAGAACAAGACCGAGAAGCCATTTTAGCGAGATTGCGAGAGCGAGTGCGGGGGTTTGTGGCGGCAATGGATGTCGTGGCGATTGCCGCCAATCCTCATGCGGTGGAACTGGAAAATGGGCAAATTTTAGAACCTGATCCCGATATTATGCCTTTAATTCGGCGCATGGCGGCGATTTTACGCGCTGAGGGGGAAGATTTGGTTGCAGATAATATTCTGTTGCAATCCCAGCGCTTAGGAGAGGAAGCGCGACGACTAATTGACGCGCAGCGCCGCCGGCAAGCTGAGAAAATTGTGGAACGTTTTCAGTGGATTGGTGCCGGTGTGATTGCGGTGACGCCGCTGCCGGTGGTTGATTTGCTGGCAACGGCGGCGGTTAATGCCCAAATGGTGGTAGAAATCGGCAGAATTTACGGTTCTTACCTTGATATGGAAAATGGCCGGGAATTGGCGCTGTCTCTGGCTAAAACTCTGGCGAGTTTGGGAATTGTTAAGGGCGCAACGAATTTGGTGTCTACAGCGCTGCAAATGAATGTGGGTACACTTATCGTTGGCAAGGCAATTCAAGGGGTGACAGCGGCTTATCTAACGCGAATTGCCGGCAAAAGTTTTATTGAGTATTTCCGCCACGATCAAGATTGGGGCGATGGCGGGATTACTGAGGTGGTGCAGCGGCAATTCCAGTTAAATCGCAAGGATGAGTTTGTTAAGGCGTTTATTAAGGATGCGATCGCTAAGGTGGTCGAACCTTTGAAGGTGCTTTCGCCTCAGCCAGAGGAGGAAGAAGAAGAAGAGTTGGAATATGAAGAGGAAGAACAGGATCGCCGGCAGTCTGATAGGGATCAACGAACGCAACACGAGTCTGATTGGGACGAACCAACGCAACGGCGGGATGATTGGTAA
- a CDS encoding Coq4 family protein, which translates to MNILDTSNPSIKTMDTAQQSAIFDSFLDLVKAPYGDFSGVAKLSQQLNDNSTLQELVNFLRQTPQGERAFKERPLLGHLDLSQLHQLPKNTLGYLYSDHMLKNNLKPIPVNKIEGSDSSYLNIHIAETHDIWHIVTGCGIDKPGEVKVEAFYVAQLLYRDRLFLSLLSKNLLKTAIEEIELCEVIMDALTEGWIMGKKAKPLFGIEWNSLWEKPLEDIRMSLDIPV; encoded by the coding sequence ATGAATATTCTAGACACTTCTAACCCATCAATCAAAACAATGGATACAGCTCAGCAGTCAGCAATCTTTGACAGTTTTTTAGATCTTGTGAAAGCGCCCTATGGAGATTTTTCAGGGGTTGCAAAACTTTCTCAACAGCTAAATGATAATTCCACTCTACAGGAACTTGTGAATTTCCTGCGCCAAACACCTCAAGGTGAAAGAGCTTTTAAAGAACGTCCCCTTCTAGGTCACCTTGATCTTTCTCAACTTCATCAGTTACCTAAAAATACGTTAGGCTATCTTTATTCTGATCATATGCTGAAGAATAATTTAAAGCCTATTCCGGTTAATAAAATAGAAGGTAGTGACTCATCTTATTTAAATATTCATATTGCCGAAACCCATGACATTTGGCATATCGTAACAGGTTGTGGTATAGATAAACCGGGTGAGGTAAAAGTAGAAGCATTTTATGTAGCGCAGTTATTATATCGTGATCGTTTATTTCTCTCACTTCTCTCTAAAAATCTCCTCAAAACTGCAATTGAAGAGATCGAGCTTTGTGAAGTGATTATGGATGCCTTGACAGAAGGATGGATAATGGGGAAAAAAGCGAAGCCACTTTTTGGAATTGAGTGGAATAGCTTATGGGAAAAGCCCTTAGAAGATATTCGGATGTCTTTAGATATTCCCGTCTAG
- a CDS encoding Uma2 family endonuclease, with the protein MPVQLLRRQFTVEEYHRMAEAGILTEDERVELIEGMIVQMLPISPRHAACVKRFIRLFSQRLGNNSIVSVQDPVELNDRSEPQPDIALLQPRSDFYEAGHPQPKDIFLIVEVADTTVEADRQVKIPLYAGSGISEVWLIDINEQSIEIYRQPTAAGYQDIQKCLRGQRIAPQAFPEIQLAVDEVLG; encoded by the coding sequence GTGCCTGTGCAATTACTGCGGCGGCAATTCACAGTTGAAGAGTATCACCGCATGGCTGAGGCAGGTATTCTGACAGAAGATGAGCGGGTAGAACTGATAGAAGGCATGATTGTTCAGATGTTGCCTATAAGCCCGCGTCATGCAGCGTGTGTGAAGCGATTCATTAGACTTTTCTCTCAACGGTTGGGCAACAATAGTATTGTTTCGGTTCAAGATCCTGTTGAATTAAATGATCGATCTGAACCGCAACCCGACATCGCATTACTGCAACCGCGATCTGATTTTTATGAAGCCGGCCATCCTCAGCCAAAAGATATTTTCTTAATCGTAGAAGTTGCAGACACCACCGTAGAAGCAGACCGGCAAGTTAAAATTCCACTGTATGCCGGCAGTGGAATTTCTGAAGTTTGGTTAATCGATATTAATGAACAATCTATCGAAATTTACCGGCAACCAACAGCAGCCGGCTATCAAGATATTCAAAAGTGCTTGCGGGGACAAAGAATTGCCCCGCAAGCGTTTCCTGAAATTCAACTAGCCGTAGACGAAGTGTTGGGATAG
- a CDS encoding tetratricopeptide repeat protein, translating to MHPHLHRLSVISATLLIYLSCPLPVVRNTWGSAAWAQAQTKEQRRDEALRLYQVGMQQFNQGQFREALETFQSVLVIVREIGDRQGEGTTLNNIGAVHRNLGQYPKALESYQQALAIAKEIGDKAGEGTTLNNIGLVHHNLGQYPKALEYYQPSLAIDQEIGDKAGEGTTLNNIGEVHRNLGQYPQALEYYQQALAIAKEIGNKAMEGTTLNNIGLVYEGLGQYPKALEYYQQALAIHQEIGNKAMEGRTLHNIGAVYNSLGQYPKALEYYQQALAIVKEIGNKAGEGTTLNNIGSVHLSLGQYPKALESYQQALAIHQEIGNKAGEGTTLNNIGLVHNNLGQYPKALDYYQQALVIAKEIGDKAGEGRTLNNIGSVYNSLGQYPKALEYYQQALAIHQEIGNKAGEGTTLNNIGSVYSNLGQYPKALESYQQSLAIAKEMGDKAGEGAALNNIGEVYRNLGQYPKALESSQQALAIHQEVGNKAGEGTALNNIGAVHRNLGQYPKALEYYQQSLAIRKAIGDKAGEGTMLNNIGLVYDRLGQYPKALESYQQALAIGKEIGDKAVEGTTLNNIGFVHNTQGKYSQAETTLLAAIEVLESLRPRELKDDQKISIFEQQASTYRFLQQALVAQNKFVEALLIAERSRGRALVELLDSKLSQNPNNQPNIKPPTLPEIQQIASQQNATLVQYSIIDEPYQIQGKEEWQQSKLYIWVIKPTGEIAYKQVDLKKLLNTSLQDLVTTSRDDIGVRSRSIFEVTSTNPQPQNSTEKLQQLHQLLIAPIAGLLPKNPDERVIFIPQESLFLVPFPALQDEQGKYLIEKHTILTAPAIQVLDLTHRQKHNGQRSVKDVLVVGNPTMPKIKIGELVANLTPLPGAEREAIQIAKLFNTEALIGSKATKTMVMEKMQQARIIHLATHGLLDDFKGFGIPGAIALAAAGKPDDAIDGLLTAGEIFDMKLQADLVVLSACDTGRGDIKGDGVVGLSRSLIAAGVPSVLVSLWAVNDNSTAFLMNEFYRYLQQNPDKAVALRQAMLTTMKEYPNPKQWAAFTLIGEAN from the coding sequence ATGCATCCTCATCTACATCGCCTTAGCGTTATTAGTGCAACCTTGCTCATCTATTTGAGTTGTCCGTTACCAGTGGTGAGGAATACTTGGGGAAGTGCTGCTTGGGCGCAAGCGCAGACCAAAGAACAACGCCGAGACGAGGCGTTGCGTCTGTACCAAGTAGGTATGCAGCAGTTCAATCAAGGTCAGTTTCGAGAAGCTTTAGAGACGTTTCAAAGTGTTTTAGTGATTGTCAGAGAAATTGGGGATCGCCAAGGTGAGGGAACCACTCTCAACAATATTGGGGCAGTTCACCGCAACCTAGGACAGTACCCCAAAGCCTTGGAGTCTTATCAACAAGCTTTAGCCATTGCCAAAGAAATTGGTGACAAGGCAGGAGAAGGTACGACGCTCAACAATATTGGGTTAGTTCACCACAACCTAGGACAGTACCCCAAAGCGTTGGAGTATTATCAACCATCCTTAGCCATCGACCAAGAAATTGGTGACAAGGCAGGTGAAGGTACGACGCTCAACAATATTGGGGAAGTTCACCGCAACCTAGGACAGTACCCGCAAGCGTTGGAGTATTATCAACAAGCCTTAGCCATTGCCAAAGAAATTGGTAACAAGGCGATGGAAGGTACGACGCTCAACAATATTGGGTTAGTTTACGAGGGCTTGGGACAGTACCCCAAAGCGTTGGAGTATTATCAACAAGCTTTAGCCATTCACCAAGAAATTGGTAATAAGGCGATGGAAGGTAGGACGCTCCACAATATTGGCGCAGTTTACAACAGCCTAGGACAGTACCCCAAAGCCTTGGAATATTATCAACAAGCCTTAGCGATTGTTAAAGAAATTGGTAACAAAGCAGGAGAAGGGACGACGCTTAACAATATTGGGTCAGTTCACCTGAGCCTAGGACAGTACCCCAAAGCCTTGGAGTCTTATCAACAAGCTTTAGCTATTCACCAAGAAATTGGTAACAAGGCAGGAGAAGGTACAACGCTCAACAATATTGGGTTAGTTCACAACAACCTAGGACAGTACCCTAAAGCTTTGGATTATTATCAACAAGCTTTAGTCATTGCCAAAGAAATTGGTGACAAGGCAGGGGAAGGTAGGACGCTCAACAATATTGGGTCAGTTTACAACAGCCTAGGACAGTACCCTAAAGCTTTGGAGTATTATCAACAAGCCTTAGCCATTCACCAAGAAATTGGTAACAAGGCAGGAGAAGGGACGACGCTCAACAATATTGGGTCAGTTTACAGCAACCTAGGACAGTACCCCAAAGCCTTGGAGTCTTATCAACAATCCTTAGCCATTGCCAAAGAAATGGGTGACAAGGCAGGAGAAGGTGCAGCGCTCAACAATATTGGGGAAGTTTACCGCAACCTAGGACAGTACCCCAAAGCCTTGGAGTCTTCTCAACAAGCCTTAGCGATTCACCAAGAAGTTGGTAACAAGGCAGGAGAAGGTACGGCGCTCAACAATATTGGGGCAGTTCACCGCAACCTAGGACAGTACCCCAAAGCCTTGGAGTATTATCAACAATCTTTAGCTATTCGCAAAGCAATTGGTGACAAGGCAGGGGAGGGTACGATGCTCAACAATATTGGGTTAGTTTATGACCGCCTAGGACAGTACCCCAAAGCCTTGGAGTCTTATCAACAAGCCTTAGCCATTGGCAAAGAAATTGGTGACAAAGCAGTAGAAGGTACGACGCTCAACAATATTGGATTTGTTCACAATACTCAAGGTAAATATTCCCAAGCTGAAACCACCTTATTGGCAGCGATTGAGGTTTTGGAATCTCTCCGACCGCGAGAATTAAAAGATGATCAAAAAATCTCCATTTTTGAACAGCAAGCTAGTACCTACCGCTTTCTGCAACAAGCTTTGGTAGCACAAAATAAATTTGTTGAAGCACTCTTAATTGCTGAACGCAGTCGCGGTCGGGCTTTGGTTGAGTTATTAGACTCCAAGCTCTCACAAAATCCCAACAATCAACCCAATATCAAACCCCCAACCCTTCCAGAAATTCAGCAAATTGCTTCCCAGCAAAACGCTACCCTTGTTCAATATTCGATTATTGATGAACCTTACCAAATTCAAGGAAAAGAAGAATGGCAACAATCAAAGCTCTACATTTGGGTCATCAAACCCACAGGTGAAATTGCCTATAAGCAAGTAGACCTGAAAAAATTATTGAACACATCTTTACAAGACCTCGTTACCACCAGCCGTGATGATATCGGTGTGAGAAGTCGCAGTATCTTTGAAGTAACTTCCACAAATCCCCAACCCCAAAACTCAACCGAGAAATTACAGCAACTCCACCAACTCCTGATCGCACCCATTGCCGGCTTGCTCCCAAAAAACCCTGATGAGCGAGTCATCTTTATCCCGCAAGAATCGTTGTTTCTCGTCCCCTTCCCCGCACTGCAAGACGAGCAAGGCAAATACTTAATTGAAAAACATACCATCCTCACCGCGCCGGCTATTCAAGTTTTAGACTTAACCCACAGGCAGAAGCACAATGGTCAAAGGTCAGTCAAGGATGTGCTAGTTGTGGGCAATCCTACCATGCCCAAAATTAAAATTGGAGAATTAGTGGCAAACTTAACCCCTCTCCCTGGTGCGGAAAGGGAAGCGATTCAAATTGCCAAACTCTTCAACACCGAAGCACTGATCGGTAGCAAAGCCACCAAAACAATGGTGATGGAGAAAATGCAACAAGCACGCATCATTCATCTAGCTACTCACGGCTTACTTGATGATTTTAAAGGATTTGGTATACCGGGAGCCATCGCGCTTGCTGCTGCCGGCAAACCTGATGATGCGATCGATGGTTTACTCACTGCCGGCGAAATTTTTGATATGAAACTACAAGCAGATTTAGTTGTCCTCAGCGCCTGCGACACCGGACGCGGTGACATTAAAGGCGATGGTGTGGTTGGTTTATCTCGCTCTCTAATTGCTGCGGGAGTCCCTAGCGTCCTGGTATCGCTGTGGGCAGTTAATGATAATTCAACCGCCTTTTTAATGAATGAATTTTATCGCTATCTGCAACAAAATCCTGACAAAGCTGTTGCTCTACGTCAAGCCATGCTTACTACAATGAAAGAATATCCTAATCCTAAACAATGGGCGGCATTTACGCTGATTGGTGAGGCGAATTGA
- a CDS encoding phosphoribulokinase yields MSQRPIILGIVGDSAAGKTTLTKGIAQVLGSENVTVICTDDYHRYDRKQRAEIGITALHPDCNYLDIIQQHLHLLRDGQPILKPIYNHTTGEFDPPEYIKPSKFVIVEGLLGYSTLGAREAYDVKVYLAPPEFLRAKWKVKRDTMKRGYKPEQVLAEIEKREPDSEAFIRPQRQWADVVVSFYPPSEGSEEDASHLNVRLVLRPTIPHPDLLKVIDESAEDSTSAIRLELERDMGKPVDVLEIDNHATAEQVNKLERILCHEMPDLLPYCGLQINPEIGKLVGTTGETLQSYPLAITQLLIAYHMLKAVHLDSTKTVPQSALS; encoded by the coding sequence ATGAGCCAGCGCCCCATTATCCTTGGCATCGTTGGCGACAGCGCTGCCGGTAAAACAACGCTCACCAAAGGGATTGCTCAAGTCTTGGGTTCTGAGAATGTGACGGTGATCTGTACCGATGATTATCACCGCTACGACCGCAAGCAGCGTGCGGAAATCGGCATTACGGCACTGCACCCGGATTGCAATTACCTCGATATCATTCAGCAGCACTTGCATTTGCTGCGAGACGGTCAACCCATTCTCAAGCCGATTTACAACCACACAACTGGGGAATTCGATCCGCCAGAATACATCAAGCCCAGCAAATTTGTGATTGTTGAAGGGTTGCTCGGTTATTCAACCCTTGGAGCGCGAGAGGCTTATGATGTGAAAGTGTATCTAGCACCGCCGGAATTCTTACGCGCCAAGTGGAAGGTCAAGCGCGATACGATGAAGCGAGGCTATAAGCCAGAACAGGTGCTTGCGGAAATCGAAAAACGTGAACCGGATTCAGAGGCTTTTATTCGTCCTCAGCGCCAATGGGCGGATGTGGTCGTCAGTTTTTATCCGCCAAGCGAAGGATCTGAAGAAGATGCGTCACATTTAAATGTGCGTTTGGTTCTCAGACCGACGATTCCGCACCCGGATCTTCTGAAAGTTATTGATGAAAGCGCAGAGGATTCTACATCGGCAATCCGCTTGGAGTTAGAGCGGGATATGGGCAAGCCGGTTGATGTTTTAGAAATTGATAATCATGCAACTGCTGAACAGGTGAACAAGTTAGAGCGCATTTTATGCCACGAAATGCCAGACTTGTTACCCTACTGCGGGTTGCAGATTAATCCAGAAATTGGCAAACTCGTCGGCACTACGGGTGAAACGCTGCAGAGTTACCCCTTAGCAATTACACAGTTATTAATTGCTTATCATATGCTCAAGGCTGTTCACTTAGACTCGACGAAGACAGTACCGCAAAGCGCTCTCTCTTAG
- a CDS encoding sulfiredoxin, with the protein MRIEEIPLAQIRRPLPRKNDAAKVEALMESIKEIGVREPIDVLEVDGQYYGFSGCHRYEACQRLGLETIPCKIRRAPRSVLQMHLA; encoded by the coding sequence ATGAGAATCGAGGAGATTCCCCTCGCGCAGATTCGCCGGCCTCTACCACGCAAAAACGATGCGGCTAAAGTAGAGGCGCTGATGGAGTCGATTAAAGAAATTGGTGTACGAGAACCGATTGACGTGTTAGAAGTTGATGGCCAATATTACGGATTCTCTGGCTGCCACCGCTACGAGGCTTGCCAGCGTTTGGGACTAGAAACGATTCCCTGCAAAATCCGCCGTGCACCCCGTTCTGTCCTGCAAATGCACTTAGCCTAG
- a CDS encoding DUF937 domain-containing protein, with product MGLFDQIINAIDNPNQQANPNQIDNIYGTVQQLGNNYGATPDATQMALSMVGNYVRSALQQQRNTAGPGQAQQIVNQYSGTTPNNQAVQALFPPQMQGHIIQEVAQRTGLNAQTIQMMLPVLIPIVLNFLKTGSNVQNPQQGQNPVLNNFLDADRDGDVDIADAIQLAGRHFTQGNRF from the coding sequence ATGGGACTTTTTGACCAAATTATCAATGCCATCGACAATCCCAATCAACAAGCGAATCCCAACCAAATAGACAATATTTACGGGACAGTCCAACAGCTGGGCAACAACTACGGTGCCACCCCAGACGCAACCCAAATGGCCTTATCAATGGTTGGTAACTACGTGCGATCCGCCTTACAACAACAACGGAATACTGCCGGCCCTGGGCAAGCGCAGCAAATCGTCAATCAATATAGCGGGACAACACCCAACAACCAAGCCGTTCAGGCATTATTTCCCCCCCAAATGCAAGGGCATATTATTCAAGAAGTTGCCCAAAGAACCGGCTTAAACGCCCAAACCATTCAAATGATGCTGCCGGTGTTAATCCCAATTGTTCTTAACTTCCTCAAAACCGGCTCAAACGTCCAAAATCCGCAGCAGGGACAAAACCCAGTCCTGAACAACTTTTTAGATGCCGATCGGGATGGAGATGTGGATATCGCAGACGCTATTCAGTTAGCCGGACGCCATTTCACTCAAGGTAATCGCTTTTAA
- the lspA gene encoding signal peptidase II — protein MRFKNRLFWIAAAISLVLDRLTKAWIVQNFNLRETWPLWPNVFHFTYVTNPGAAFSLFSQGGGWLRWLSLAVSLILILLAVFGPNLNRWEQAGYGLILGGALGNGIDRFIAGEVVDFLDFRLIHFPVFNVADICINLGIACLLIATFKQAPAASKG, from the coding sequence ATGAGATTTAAAAATCGTCTGTTTTGGATTGCTGCTGCAATTAGTTTGGTTCTCGACCGGCTGACGAAAGCTTGGATCGTGCAAAATTTTAACCTGAGAGAAACTTGGCCCCTGTGGCCCAATGTTTTTCACTTCACCTATGTCACGAATCCCGGTGCAGCGTTTAGTCTGTTCAGTCAAGGGGGTGGGTGGTTGCGCTGGCTATCTTTAGCCGTGAGTCTTATTTTAATTTTATTAGCCGTGTTTGGCCCCAATCTTAACCGCTGGGAACAAGCCGGGTATGGATTAATTTTAGGAGGAGCGCTAGGCAACGGCATTGATCGATTTATTGCCGGTGAAGTCGTCGATTTTTTGGACTTCCGGCTCATTCACTTTCCAGTATTTAATGTGGCAGATATTTGTATTAACCTGGGCATTGCCTGCTTGCTGATTGCCACCTTTAAGCAAGCGCCGGCAGCATCTAAAGGCTAA